From one Triticum urartu cultivar G1812 chromosome 3, Tu2.1, whole genome shotgun sequence genomic stretch:
- the LOC125548759 gene encoding probable WRKY transcription factor 46, which yields MASPPPKGESFDFEDPRAQEAMGSASASYSAPGGVFGLSPPESSRRDSRKRRKDRPSWVKHTFTPHFDGHLWRKYGQKNIKDSVFPRLYYRCSYREDKQCLASKLVQQENHEDPPLFKVTYTYEHTCNTAPVPTPDVVAELPAPATGDALFLRFDSTGAGHRDAHRMEQERHYQQPAAPGWPSMMLSFDSNSQQHEQCTFPSELPPAASSSSFSTEGLPAPPSTTDGGGDGFSTWDSLRYGLNDHVHFGDNSYLPNSGNDGDDNY from the exons ATGGCGTCACCGCCTCCGAAGGGGGAGTCGTTTGACTTCGAGGATCCACGCGCGCAGGAAGCCATGGGTTCTGCGTCCGCGTCCTACAGCGCTCCCGGGGGCGTCTTCGGCCTCTCCCCGCCGGAGTCCTCGCGCCGCGATAGCCGAAAGAGAAG GAAAGACAGACCTTCATGGGTCAAACATACGTTCACACCTCATTTTGACGGTCACCTGTGGAGAAAGTATGGCCAGAAAAACATCAAGGACTCTGTCTTCCCAAG GCTTTATTACAGATGCTCTTACCGTGAAGACAAGCAATGCCTTGCCTCAAAGCTGGTGCAACAGGAGAACCACGAGGACCCACCACTGTTCAAGGTCACCTACACGTACGAGCACACGTGCAACACCGCGCCCGTCCCAACTCCAGATGTCGTGGCCGAGCTGCCGGCGCCGGCAACTGGCGACGCGCTATTTCTGAGGTTCGATTCCACCGGCGCAGGCCACCGGGACGCGCACCGGATGGAGCAGGAACGGCATTACCAGCAGCCTGCGGCACCTGGGTGGCCGTCCATGATGCTGAGCTTTGATTCCAATAGCCAGCAGCACGAACAGTGTACGTTCCCTTCCGAGCTGCCGCCAgctgcgtcgtcgtcgtcgttttCGACCGAGGGGCTGCCAGCGCCGCCGTCTACAACCGATGGCGGAGGCGACGGGTTCTCGACGTGGGACTCGTTGAGATACGGATTAAATGACCATGTGCACTTCGGCGACAATTCGTATCTCCCAAACAGTGGTAATGATGGTGACGATAACTACTGA